One Marinibacterium anthonyi genomic region harbors:
- a CDS encoding CHAT domain protein, with translation MDVSHLTEEEIDKALSGRTNLQALDDYFGPELRRELSRLAEATPPDRPETRASGIRKVYILPGIMGSKLSVQTPQGLDLVWLDFGDLYQGGIAKLAFDGTPGNVVASGVLWSAYLRMKYRLRWEGFDVAFLPFDWRFGIDELGRRAAETIRSGGEPAALVCHSMGGLVARKVATLLGPDEVPRIVTIGTPNLGSYSPVEVMRVVHDYVLKLGRITKGMGTKVVVEKYLSHFPGLLEMMPSPARRDEAYFDATWWPAGGVVPQAGLLAAALQAQTDLPAPDKRFVQIVGYGQDTITGARKTDDDLIFTRSDQGDGTVPRDLAEMGDPAQRYYFAGVHGWLCNQVPVIHGTADILRRQTTRRLETAPSRAAGPTRETAASELERQRKQDLPATAEEARDRFREDQIMGAFATRGDVDFPADDPLDMTPEQVPGAPRRTFSYVKSSAPRRRLNVDLLRGNILHAASGAFVIGVFQGVPTLGGAAGAIDRALGGALSEMVVDGQITGRLGEVTFLPTPSYLLRTPHVIVVGLGPIGKAERLTAAVQIAGRNLTRALCVSKITSFATVLWAAGTGIDGDAIFRALFDGMFEALARWDEDQLFSRITVCEMNGDRYDDLERCLSQIFARFQVENCEIVLNLDVLEATPQERGLVYAQPRTDRMPDSFTALGEVFGEPGQECLKLEVSFARGNTQSTYGDDHLAAVTPSQVKLPLAHLDDLVGRLKKAGSAGQLKTLSDELRNLIFDDTMQDKLHLDPAGGLAVTNNPWASRIPWELLHADGQPIALNGGVNRRYLNTAGAVSRSRGARTRQRGERALRLFLVANPTNDLPGALKEGQMIAGLAGDGLKQMELLPRGGLLGNAATKDQLTHWLSDSDAAIDVFHYAGHAFFDPNDRAHSGLVLAGREYLFGSDVAGLVSLPRLVFLNACESGRVRRSDPNDRALEDVSAPEMVERMTGLAEAFMLGGVSHLIGTIWPVGDAAAEIFARTFYGSVESEDLGTSVTSARCKLGKQEGATATAWVNYMHYGEPRSRL, from the coding sequence ATGGATGTCTCGCACCTGACCGAGGAAGAAATCGACAAGGCCCTGAGCGGGCGCACCAACCTGCAGGCGCTGGACGATTATTTCGGCCCCGAGCTGCGCAGGGAGCTGAGCCGGCTGGCCGAAGCCACGCCGCCCGACCGGCCCGAAACCCGGGCCAGCGGCATCCGCAAGGTCTATATCCTGCCCGGCATCATGGGGTCCAAGCTGTCGGTGCAGACGCCGCAGGGGCTGGACCTGGTCTGGCTGGATTTCGGCGATCTGTACCAGGGCGGCATCGCGAAACTGGCCTTTGACGGCACGCCCGGCAACGTGGTGGCCAGCGGGGTGCTGTGGTCGGCCTATCTGCGGATGAAATACCGGCTGCGGTGGGAAGGGTTCGACGTTGCCTTCCTGCCCTTCGACTGGCGGTTCGGCATAGACGAACTGGGCCGCCGCGCGGCCGAAACGATCCGCTCGGGCGGCGAACCGGCGGCTCTGGTCTGTCACAGCATGGGCGGGCTGGTGGCGCGCAAGGTGGCCACGCTGCTGGGGCCCGACGAGGTGCCGCGCATCGTCACCATCGGCACGCCCAACCTGGGGTCCTATTCGCCGGTCGAAGTCATGCGCGTGGTGCATGATTACGTGCTGAAGCTGGGCCGGATCACCAAGGGGATGGGCACCAAGGTCGTGGTGGAAAAGTACCTGTCCCACTTCCCCGGCCTGCTTGAGATGATGCCGTCTCCCGCAAGGCGTGACGAGGCCTATTTCGATGCCACGTGGTGGCCCGCGGGCGGCGTGGTGCCCCAGGCCGGGCTGCTGGCGGCGGCGCTTCAGGCACAGACCGACCTGCCGGCGCCGGACAAGCGGTTTGTCCAGATCGTGGGCTATGGGCAGGACACGATCACCGGCGCGCGCAAGACCGACGACGACCTGATCTTCACCAGATCGGACCAGGGCGACGGCACCGTGCCGCGCGACCTGGCCGAGATGGGGGACCCGGCGCAGCGCTATTACTTTGCGGGCGTGCACGGATGGCTTTGCAACCAGGTGCCGGTGATCCATGGCACCGCCGACATCCTGCGGCGCCAGACCACGCGGCGGCTGGAAACCGCGCCGTCCCGCGCGGCGGGCCCCACGCGCGAAACCGCGGCAAGCGAGCTTGAGCGCCAGCGCAAGCAGGACCTGCCCGCCACCGCGGAAGAGGCGCGCGACCGGTTCCGCGAGGACCAGATCATGGGCGCCTTCGCCACCCGTGGCGACGTGGATTTCCCCGCCGACGACCCGCTGGACATGACGCCCGAACAAGTGCCCGGGGCCCCGCGCCGCACCTTCAGCTACGTCAAAAGCAGCGCGCCACGGCGGCGGCTGAACGTGGATCTGCTGCGGGGCAACATCCTGCACGCGGCCTCGGGCGCCTTCGTGATCGGGGTGTTCCAGGGCGTGCCCACGCTGGGCGGGGCGGCGGGTGCGATCGACCGCGCGCTTGGCGGCGCGCTGTCGGAAATGGTGGTCGACGGCCAGATCACCGGACGCCTGGGCGAGGTCACGTTCCTGCCCACGCCCAGCTACCTTCTGCGTACACCGCACGTCATCGTCGTGGGCCTGGGCCCCATCGGCAAGGCCGAACGGCTGACAGCGGCGGTCCAGATCGCCGGGCGCAACCTGACCCGCGCGCTGTGCGTATCCAAGATCACGTCTTTCGCCACGGTGCTTTGGGCCGCTGGCACCGGCATCGACGGCGACGCCATCTTCCGCGCGCTGTTTGACGGCATGTTCGAAGCGCTGGCCCGCTGGGACGAGGACCAGCTGTTCAGCCGCATCACCGTGTGCGAGATGAACGGCGACCGCTACGACGACCTGGAACGCTGCCTGTCGCAGATCTTTGCCCGGTTCCAGGTCGAGAATTGCGAGATCGTGCTGAACCTGGACGTGCTGGAAGCGACGCCGCAGGAACGCGGGCTGGTCTATGCCCAGCCGCGCACCGACCGGATGCCCGACAGTTTCACCGCCCTGGGCGAGGTGTTCGGCGAACCGGGGCAGGAATGCCTGAAGCTGGAAGTCAGTTTCGCGCGTGGCAACACCCAAAGCACTTACGGCGACGACCACCTGGCCGCCGTCACGCCCAGCCAGGTGAAACTGCCGCTGGCCCATCTCGACGACCTGGTCGGGCGGCTGAAGAAGGCCGGCAGCGCCGGGCAGCTGAAGACCCTGTCCGACGAGCTGCGCAACCTGATCTTCGACGACACGATGCAGGACAAGCTGCACCTGGACCCGGCGGGCGGGCTGGCGGTGACCAACAACCCCTGGGCCAGCCGCATTCCATGGGAGCTGTTGCATGCGGACGGCCAGCCCATCGCGCTGAACGGCGGGGTGAACCGGCGCTACCTGAACACCGCCGGCGCGGTCAGCCGGTCGCGGGGCGCGCGCACCCGCCAGCGCGGCGAACGGGCGTTGCGGCTGTTCCTGGTGGCCAACCCCACGAACGACCTGCCGGGCGCGCTGAAGGAAGGGCAGATGATCGCGGGCCTGGCCGGCGACGGGCTGAAACAAATGGAACTGCTGCCGCGCGGTGGCCTGCTGGGCAATGCGGCCACCAAGGATCAGCTGACCCACTGGCTGTCGGACAGTGACGCGGCGATCGACGTCTTTCACTATGCCGGCCACGCGTTCTTCGACCCCAACGACCGGGCGCACAGCGGGCTGGTCCTGGCGGGCCGGGAATACCTGTTCGGATCGGACGTGGCGGGGTTGGTGTCACTGCCCCGGCTGGTGTTCCTGAACGCCTGCGAATCCGGTCGCGTGCGCCGGTCCGATCCCAATGACCGCGCCCTGGAGGATGTGTCGGCCCCCGAGATGGTCGAACGGATGACCGGCCTGGCCGAGGCCTTCATGCTGGGGGGCGTGTCGCACCTGATCGGGACGATCTGGCCGGTGGGCGACGCCGCGGCCGAGATCTTTGCGCGCACCTTCTACGGCAGCGTCGAGTCCGAGGACCTGGGCACTTCGGTCACCTCCGCGCGCTGCAAGCTGGGGAAACAGGAGGGGGCGACCGCGACCGCCTGGGTCAACTACATGCATTACGGCGAACCCCGAAGCCGTCTGTGA
- a CDS encoding ectoine utilization protein EutE — MNTPIWATVDYEARGYQTGDLCLPHSVHRSAYGVLTIPVAVMSGAPGPTVLLTGGTHGDEYEGPVAIRRLLRSLDPDQVKGRIIALPMLNAPAFRAGLRTSTEDGGNLNRSYPGDPLGGPTAIIADYVSTVLLPMADYFHDIHAGGSSLQYLPFVSTRRSGNADFDDTALQAARAFGAERIVVWDYSPDPRLSTSEANRQKVISLGGEFGGGGSVSRAGVRLVERGLRRLLSHWGLIDDPAPNVAPATEYRIAGRDYYVYATRSGLFEPAVDLGEAVDGGALCGSVWSTEDLGDAPQDQHFQRGGTVFCLRHPGLVQRGDCLAHLATPAAEVM, encoded by the coding sequence TTGAATACCCCGATTTGGGCCACCGTCGATTACGAGGCCCGCGGATACCAGACCGGCGACCTGTGCCTGCCGCATTCGGTCCACCGGTCCGCCTATGGCGTCCTGACCATCCCCGTGGCCGTCATGTCGGGCGCGCCCGGACCCACCGTTCTGCTGACCGGCGGCACCCATGGCGATGAATACGAAGGCCCGGTGGCCATTCGCCGCCTGCTGCGCAGCCTCGACCCCGATCAGGTGAAGGGCCGCATTATCGCCCTGCCGATGCTGAATGCGCCCGCCTTCCGCGCGGGGCTGAGGACCTCGACCGAGGATGGCGGCAACCTCAACCGGTCCTACCCGGGCGATCCGCTGGGCGGTCCGACGGCGATCATCGCGGATTACGTCAGCACCGTGCTGCTGCCGATGGCGGATTACTTCCACGACATCCACGCCGGCGGGTCGTCCCTGCAATACCTGCCGTTCGTATCGACGCGGCGCAGTGGCAATGCCGATTTCGACGACACCGCGCTGCAGGCCGCCCGCGCCTTTGGCGCCGAACGCATCGTGGTCTGGGATTATTCCCCCGATCCGCGCCTTTCCACGTCCGAAGCCAACCGCCAGAAGGTGATCTCGCTTGGCGGGGAATTCGGCGGCGGCGGATCGGTGTCGCGCGCCGGTGTCCGGCTGGTGGAACGGGGATTGCGCCGCTTGCTGTCGCACTGGGGCCTGATCGACGATCCGGCGCCGAATGTCGCCCCGGCCACCGAATACCGCATCGCGGGCAGGGATTATTACGTCTACGCCACCCGGTCCGGCCTGTTCGAACCGGCGGTGGATCTGGGCGAAGCGGTTGACGGCGGCGCGCTCTGCGGTAGCGTCTGGAGCACCGAAGACCTGGGCGATGCCCCGCAGGACCAGCATTTCCAGCGCGGCGGAACGGTGTTCTGCCTGCGCCATCCCGGGCTGGTGCAGCGCGGCGACTGCCTGGCCCACCTGGCAACCCCGGCGGCAGAGGTGATGTGA
- the oppF_8 gene encoding Stage 0 sporulation protein KE, which translates to MNLLELENLTKVYRVHTGLLGRGQVLRALDGVSLSIPKGEIVALVGESGCGKSTLGQIVAGLQKPTGGAMRVNGKPALKGKARARQIQIVFQDPFGSLNPKMSVGELISEPADLHGLVPRAALGRRVADLLTLVGLRPAIAERYPHELSGGQRQRVALARALAAEPELIVCDEAVSALDVSVQAQIANLLQDIQARTGISLLFISHGLSLVRHISHRVAVMYLGRIVEEGPADAVFDHPRHPYTRALLSATPEPLPGQANRRIQLTGEVPSPLDLPSGCAFRTRCGHARDRCATSAPPLKGAPHAAACWFADQLPDFDMPRTAPPARIAAALELYRRAAARRGDALADALADALADAPEETTN; encoded by the coding sequence ATGAACCTGCTGGAACTGGAAAACCTCACCAAGGTCTACCGCGTGCACACCGGCCTGCTGGGCCGGGGGCAGGTCCTGCGGGCGCTGGACGGCGTGAGCCTGAGCATCCCCAAGGGCGAGATCGTGGCGCTGGTGGGCGAATCCGGCTGCGGGAAATCCACGCTGGGCCAGATCGTGGCGGGCTTGCAGAAACCGACCGGGGGCGCGATGCGGGTCAACGGCAAGCCTGCGCTGAAGGGCAAGGCCCGCGCCCGGCAGATCCAGATCGTGTTCCAGGATCCGTTCGGGTCGCTGAACCCCAAGATGTCGGTGGGCGAGCTGATATCCGAACCGGCCGACCTGCACGGGCTGGTGCCCCGCGCCGCCCTTGGCCGGCGCGTCGCCGACCTGCTGACGCTGGTCGGCCTGCGCCCCGCCATCGCCGAACGTTATCCGCACGAATTGTCCGGCGGGCAGCGCCAGCGGGTGGCGCTGGCCCGGGCGCTGGCGGCGGAACCCGAACTGATCGTGTGTGACGAGGCGGTCTCGGCGCTGGACGTCTCGGTCCAGGCACAGATCGCCAACCTCCTGCAGGACATCCAGGCGCGCACCGGCATCAGCCTGCTGTTCATCTCGCACGGGCTGTCGCTGGTGCGCCATATCTCGCACCGGGTCGCGGTCATGTACCTGGGCCGCATCGTCGAGGAAGGCCCGGCGGACGCGGTTTTCGACCACCCCCGCCACCCCTATACCCGTGCGCTGCTGTCGGCGACGCCCGAACCTCTGCCCGGCCAGGCGAACCGCCGCATCCAGCTGACCGGAGAGGTGCCGAGCCCGCTGGACCTGCCGTCGGGCTGCGCTTTCCGCACCCGCTGCGGGCATGCCCGCGACCGGTGCGCAACGTCGGCGCCCCCGCTGAAAGGCGCGCCGCATGCCGCCGCCTGCTGGTTCGCCGACCAGCTGCCCGATTTCGACATGCCCCGCACCGCGCCACCCGCGCGGATCGCCGCCGCGCTGGAGCTTTACCGGCGTGCCGCCGCGCGCCGGGGCGATGCTCTTGCCGATGCCCTTGCCGATGCGCTTGCCGATGCCCCTGAGGAGACCACGAATTGA
- the oppD_11 gene encoding Stage 0 sporulation protein KD — MKHVTHPAWTAPALLSIGDLSVTFRTPSGPLTALDRISLSVSPGETLAVVGESGSGKSVLSLAIMGLLPPAATMQADRMTYDGRDLLTLDPVRQRAMRGRDMAMIFQEPATALNPVQRIGDQLVEAIRLHEDMPKSKARAHAIEALAATGIPSPEIRARAYPHQLSGGMRQRALIAMALINRPRLLIADEPTTALDVTVQAQILDLIRQLSREHGTATIFITHDMGVVAEMADRVMVLYAGRTVETAPADDLFDCPEHPYSLGLLGSLPQLNRRGEPMLPIAGTVPDPRHMPPGCHFHPRCPFADVRCKADQPALNPVRGGPRRSACHHAPILETLGGRA, encoded by the coding sequence GTGAAACACGTGACCCATCCCGCCTGGACCGCCCCGGCGCTTCTGTCGATCGGCGACCTTTCGGTGACTTTCCGCACCCCCTCCGGCCCGCTGACCGCGCTCGACAGGATCAGCCTGTCGGTCAGCCCCGGCGAAACCCTTGCCGTGGTCGGCGAAAGCGGGTCGGGCAAGTCGGTCCTGTCGCTGGCCATCATGGGCCTGCTGCCGCCCGCCGCCACGATGCAGGCCGACCGGATGACCTATGACGGGCGCGACCTGCTGACGCTTGATCCGGTCCGGCAACGGGCCATGCGGGGCAGGGACATGGCGATGATCTTCCAGGAACCCGCGACGGCCCTGAACCCCGTCCAGCGCATCGGCGACCAGCTGGTCGAGGCGATCCGCCTGCACGAGGATATGCCGAAGTCCAAGGCCCGCGCCCACGCGATCGAGGCGCTGGCCGCCACCGGAATTCCGTCGCCCGAGATCCGGGCGCGCGCCTATCCGCACCAGCTGTCGGGCGGGATGCGCCAGCGCGCGCTGATCGCCATGGCGCTGATCAACCGGCCCCGCCTGCTGATCGCCGATGAACCGACGACCGCGCTGGACGTCACCGTGCAGGCGCAGATCCTCGACCTGATCCGGCAGCTGTCGCGCGAACACGGCACCGCGACGATCTTCATCACCCACGACATGGGCGTGGTGGCGGAAATGGCCGACCGGGTCATGGTGCTTTATGCCGGGCGTACCGTGGAAACCGCGCCGGCGGACGACCTTTTCGACTGCCCCGAACACCCCTATTCGCTGGGGCTGCTCGGCTCGCTTCCGCAACTCAACCGGCGCGGAGAGCCCATGCTGCCCATCGCCGGCACCGTGCCGGACCCGCGTCACATGCCGCCCGGCTGCCATTTCCATCCGCGCTGTCCTTTCGCCGACGTCCGCTGCAAGGCCGACCAACCGGCGCTGAACCCGGTGCGGGGCGGCCCCCGGCGATCCGCCTGTCATCACGCGCCGATCCTTGAAACGCTGGGGGGCCGGGCATGA
- the ddpC_9 gene encoding putative D,D-dipeptide transport system permease protein DdpC produces the protein MTDASVTNTSRTWARLRKDPMVAIALAVLLIIALAAIFAPWLTTYDPYETALRSRLKPPGNGHLLGTDSQGRDMLTRLLYGARTTLLIGCAGTAFGGITGCTIGLCAAFYRRLDAVFMRVIDVFLSFPSILFGLSLAAILGPGLDSLIVAVGLSVMPGIARISRGAALSVMAQDYMSSGRAAGLPDRRLITRYLLANAYPPILTYTTLAFGDAVLLAATLGFLGLGLQPPTAELGAIAAEGRSFLFIAPHVSSFASALIFIIVLSFNLLGDALRDAGDRRAS, from the coding sequence ATGACCGACGCCTCCGTCACCAACACCAGCCGCACCTGGGCGCGGCTGCGCAAGGATCCGATGGTCGCCATCGCGCTGGCGGTCCTGCTGATCATCGCGCTGGCGGCGATCTTCGCCCCCTGGCTGACGACCTATGATCCCTACGAAACCGCCCTCCGCTCGCGCCTCAAGCCTCCCGGAAACGGCCATCTTCTGGGCACCGACAGCCAGGGCCGGGACATGCTGACCCGGCTGCTGTACGGCGCGCGCACCACGCTGCTGATCGGCTGCGCCGGCACCGCCTTCGGCGGCATCACCGGCTGCACCATCGGGCTGTGCGCCGCCTTTTACCGCCGTCTGGACGCGGTCTTCATGCGGGTGATCGACGTCTTCCTGTCCTTCCCCTCGATCCTCTTCGGCCTGTCGCTGGCCGCCATCCTCGGCCCCGGGCTCGACAGCCTGATCGTCGCGGTGGGCCTGTCCGTCATGCCCGGCATCGCCCGGATCTCGCGCGGGGCGGCGCTTTCCGTCATGGCGCAGGATTACATGTCCAGCGGCCGCGCCGCCGGCCTGCCGGACAGACGGCTGATCACCCGCTACCTGCTGGCCAATGCCTATCCGCCGATCCTCACCTACACGACGCTGGCGTTCGGGGATGCCGTGCTGCTGGCGGCCACGCTGGGGTTCCTCGGCCTCGGCCTGCAGCCCCCAACGGCGGAACTGGGCGCCATCGCCGCCGAAGGGCGGTCGTTCCTCTTCATCGCGCCGCACGTATCCTCCTTTGCCTCGGCGCTGATCTTCATCATCGTGCTGTCCTTCAACCTGCTGGGCGACGCTTTGCGCGATGCCGGTGACCGGAGGGCGTCGTGA
- the dppB_4 gene encoding Dipeptide transport system permease protein DppB yields MGAVHRPGQGGMIRRLLNRIAVSVIVLAGVLLIGFLMLQVIPADPAVAIAGAQGTEAEIEAIRRHLGLDQPVMVQFFLYIQRVLSGDMGHSVINNASVSTELIRAAGPTLELMLAAMIWAVPTGLGLGIYAALRRGGVIDRVVMAVSVMGVSIPVFWVGLLMIQFAARTRAFPVQGRGGAIWTLSGLDHIILPATALGLILVGPIARMTRTTLSDAMHADHVRTARAKGASEARVIVHHALRTALLPIITLLGLQIGTLMGGAVVTETIFSWPGVGRLAVGSIIAGDYPMAQGAIIFLASAFVLVNILVDLVNELVDPRIGARA; encoded by the coding sequence ATGGGGGCCGTGCACCGGCCGGGGCAGGGCGGCATGATCCGCCGCCTGCTGAACCGGATCGCCGTGTCTGTCATCGTGCTGGCCGGCGTGCTGCTGATCGGCTTCCTGATGCTGCAGGTCATTCCCGCCGATCCCGCCGTCGCCATTGCCGGCGCGCAGGGGACCGAGGCCGAGATCGAGGCGATCCGCCGTCACCTGGGCCTGGATCAGCCCGTCATGGTGCAATTCTTCCTTTATATCCAACGGGTCCTGTCGGGCGACATGGGCCATTCGGTGATCAACAACGCCTCGGTCAGCACGGAATTGATCCGCGCCGCCGGTCCGACGCTGGAACTGATGCTGGCCGCGATGATCTGGGCGGTGCCGACGGGCCTGGGCCTGGGCATCTACGCCGCGCTGCGTCGCGGGGGTGTCATTGACCGCGTCGTGATGGCCGTTTCCGTCATGGGCGTGTCGATCCCGGTGTTCTGGGTCGGCCTGCTGATGATTCAGTTCGCCGCCCGCACCCGCGCCTTCCCGGTGCAGGGCCGTGGCGGTGCGATCTGGACGCTTTCGGGCCTTGATCACATCATCCTGCCCGCCACCGCTTTGGGCCTGATCCTGGTCGGCCCCATCGCGCGCATGACCCGCACGACACTGTCGGACGCCATGCACGCCGATCACGTCCGTACCGCCCGCGCCAAGGGCGCGTCCGAGGCGCGGGTGATCGTCCACCATGCGCTGCGCACGGCGCTTTTGCCGATCATCACGCTGCTGGGCCTTCAGATCGGCACGCTGATGGGCGGCGCCGTGGTGACCGAGACGATCTTTTCCTGGCCCGGCGTCGGCCGGCTGGCCGTGGGATCCATCATCGCCGGAGACTACCCGATGGCCCAGGGCGCGATCATCTTCCTCGCCTCGGCCTTCGTGCTGGTGAACATCCTTGTCGACCTGGTCAACGAACTGGTCGACCCCCGGATCGGAGCACGGGCATGA
- the hbpA_8 gene encoding Hemin-binding lipoprotein: MTHLRLFMGATRKAGLAGAAVLALATAAAAQGTVTIGRKSDADRYDPQRSSALAAAEVLYMMGDTLVTLSYDLKTVEPALADSWELSEDGLTYTFHLKSGVTYCDGKPFTAKDVVGSMERWLTPDGPYVSAWKAGSVDSITAPDDLTVVYKLKTPNSGLLFQMAQFNFIIIDPDQAKELGDDFGVTAFNGTGPFCFDSWTPNQSVVLKKHDGYDWGTPALGNTGPAQVDEVVWKIIPEDATLVASLQAGEIDATYSLPAWAFAQFDADPSVQMIQPQAAFRTHYVGMKVTRPFMEDIRVREAVSHAIDQGAIADAIFFGTVEPTNSYYSEDALDYDPATDTSPYVFDPDKTRALLQEAGFTMGDDGFWQKDGATLTLTYYGFNTSREQAEAIQGDLRKAGIDLNVELYDSTAIWAKLREQTYDLYQMDYPYLNAGDALNLYFSSASIPSPNRMMWDDPKTDELLAAGNSAVNDKARAEAFMALGKHLHDSILWKPLLLQKPTVAIGPRLQAFQPAGISGAAFGTGLQLALK, translated from the coding sequence ATGACCCATCTTCGCCTGTTCATGGGCGCGACGCGCAAGGCGGGCCTGGCCGGCGCCGCCGTGCTGGCCCTGGCCACCGCCGCGGCGGCCCAGGGGACCGTCACCATCGGCCGCAAGTCGGATGCCGACCGCTATGACCCGCAGCGGTCCAGCGCGCTGGCCGCGGCCGAGGTGCTGTACATGATGGGCGATACGCTGGTCACGCTCAGCTACGATCTGAAGACCGTCGAGCCGGCGCTGGCCGACAGCTGGGAGCTGTCCGAAGATGGCCTGACCTACACCTTCCACCTGAAAAGCGGCGTGACCTATTGCGACGGCAAGCCCTTTACCGCCAAGGATGTCGTGGGCAGCATGGAACGCTGGCTGACGCCGGATGGTCCCTATGTCAGCGCCTGGAAGGCCGGGTCGGTCGACAGTATCACCGCGCCCGATGACCTGACCGTCGTCTACAAGCTGAAGACGCCGAATTCGGGCCTGCTGTTCCAGATGGCGCAGTTCAACTTCATCATCATCGACCCCGATCAGGCGAAGGAACTGGGCGACGATTTCGGCGTCACCGCCTTTAACGGCACCGGCCCGTTCTGCTTTGACAGCTGGACCCCGAACCAGAGCGTCGTGCTGAAGAAGCACGACGGCTACGACTGGGGCACGCCCGCGCTTGGCAACACCGGCCCGGCGCAGGTCGACGAGGTCGTCTGGAAGATCATCCCCGAGGACGCCACCCTGGTCGCAAGCCTTCAGGCCGGCGAGATCGACGCGACCTATTCGCTGCCGGCCTGGGCCTTTGCCCAGTTCGACGCCGATCCGTCGGTGCAGATGATCCAGCCCCAGGCCGCCTTTCGCACCCATTACGTGGGCATGAAGGTCACCCGCCCGTTCATGGAGGACATCCGCGTGCGCGAGGCGGTCAGCCACGCCATCGACCAGGGCGCCATCGCCGACGCGATCTTCTTCGGCACGGTGGAGCCGACGAATTCCTACTATTCCGAAGACGCGCTGGATTACGACCCCGCCACCGACACCAGCCCCTATGTCTTCGATCCCGACAAGACCAGGGCGCTGCTGCAAGAGGCCGGGTTCACCATGGGCGACGACGGGTTCTGGCAGAAGGACGGCGCGACGCTGACGCTGACCTACTACGGGTTCAACACCTCGCGCGAACAGGCCGAGGCGATCCAGGGCGACCTGCGCAAGGCGGGGATCGACCTGAACGTCGAACTGTACGATTCCACCGCGATCTGGGCCAAGCTGCGCGAACAGACCTATGACCTGTACCAGATGGATTACCCCTATCTGAACGCGGGCGATGCGCTGAACCTCTACTTCTCGTCCGCCTCGATCCCGTCGCCCAACCGGATGATGTGGGACGATCCGAAAACCGACGAACTGCTGGCCGCCGGCAACAGCGCCGTCAACGACAAGGCCCGCGCCGAGGCCTTCATGGCCCTGGGCAAGCACCTGCACGACTCCATCCTGTGGAAACCGCTGCTGTTGCAGAAACCCACCGTCGCCATCGGTCCCCGGCTTCAGGCCTTCCAACCCGCCGGCATCTCGGGCGCGGCGTTTGGCACCGGCCTGCAACTGGCCCTTAAATGA
- the gcvA_9 gene encoding Gcv operon activator: MRRVLPSLPSLTVFEASARHGSFTRAAEELNMSQSAVSKRIATLEDWLGTRLFERVRQRIVLTEAGRHYLGRIREALEIMEEATMETLAFRPGGVTLNIATLPSFGNHWLLPRIAAFARQYPEISLNVTSRQWPFDMVQENIDAAIFYSVASWPGGPSDRLFGEEMIPVCRPGLIDPEDAAALDKLPLLHHRARPRDWQHWLEQGGLNASQSFRGSRFETFDMIIRGARHGLGVGLIPTFMAQEHIEAAELGRPFARRMATPGSYFLVQPERKRHVPAATAFRQWVLDEAAVWNDAQAGHSSTE, from the coding sequence ATGCGACGTGTCCTGCCCTCCCTGCCTTCGCTTACCGTCTTCGAGGCCTCGGCCCGCCACGGCAGTTTCACCCGCGCGGCGGAAGAGCTGAACATGAGCCAGTCGGCGGTGTCCAAACGCATCGCCACGCTCGAGGACTGGCTGGGCACGCGGCTGTTCGAACGGGTGCGCCAGCGGATCGTGCTGACCGAGGCCGGGCGGCATTACCTGGGCCGGATCCGCGAGGCGCTGGAGATCATGGAAGAGGCAACCATGGAAACGCTGGCTTTCCGGCCCGGCGGCGTGACGCTGAACATCGCCACGCTGCCGTCCTTCGGGAACCACTGGCTGCTGCCCCGCATCGCCGCTTTTGCCCGCCAATACCCCGAGATCTCGCTGAACGTGACCTCGCGCCAATGGCCCTTCGACATGGTGCAGGAAAACATCGACGCGGCGATCTTCTATTCCGTCGCATCATGGCCCGGCGGCCCGTCCGATCGCCTGTTCGGCGAAGAGATGATCCCGGTCTGTCGCCCCGGCCTGATCGATCCCGAAGACGCCGCCGCGCTGGACAAGCTGCCCTTGCTGCACCACCGCGCGCGGCCGCGCGACTGGCAGCACTGGCTGGAACAGGGCGGGCTGAACGCGTCGCAATCCTTCCGGGGCTCGCGGTTCGAAACCTTCGACATGATCATCCGCGGCGCCCGCCACGGGCTGGGCGTGGGGCTGATCCCCACCTTCATGGCGCAGGAACATATCGAGGCCGCAGAGCTGGGCCGCCCCTTTGCCCGGCGCATGGCCACACCCGGGTCCTATTTCCTGGTCCAGCCCGAAAGAAAACGCCATGTCCCGGCGGCCACGGCGTTTCGCCAATGGGTCCTGGACGAGGCGGCGGTGTGGAATGATGCGCAGGCAGGTCATTCCTCCACGGAATGA